The following coding sequences lie in one Silene latifolia isolate original U9 population chromosome 5, ASM4854445v1, whole genome shotgun sequence genomic window:
- the LOC141654743 gene encoding putative disease resistance protein RGA1 translates to MDLGTVLSVAQTLFSALQCTELKHIFTLFGYESELDNLRRTVVTVRTVLKDAEAKQDALASMSNQAQLYIDELKDAVYDADDLLDEFITIIDLKKELITQKGAILGEVSLFFSRFNPLSFARKMSKSVKKIRMKLDAIAVNHNQYGFKIDYEPIKVRREETCTYINESDIIGREDDVQKLLDMLLSSEGNHNGCNFVSIVGIGGLGKTALAQLVYNDPRVKGEFPLRMWACVSDQDQRQLGVKENLIKILRSAMGDNRCDGYSLDQLQCQLQEQLAKNKYLLVLDDVWTEDREEWLKLASFTKKGTKGSWVVVTTRSMNTARIVGNGLPYQLKGLSFTHSWRLFQMTAFEQANPTKKLIKIGRQIVERCANVPLAIRVVGSLLYGQSKSRWRSFQHKGLACIPDDQNDITSILKLSYHHLKSPLKSCFTYCAIFPKDFVIRKEMLISLWMAQGYIVPFGNGQSIEDAAEEYLLILLRRCFFQDVKRNVYGEILSFKMHDLMHDLAQDVAGKEICEVLSNPTGLDERVRHLSVVKHNFMKRFSAMTRIRTCFGIGGKDKELLMGLILTKCLRLRSLNLSGLGLEILPESIGNLLHLRYLDLSCNYELKGLPKSITKLHNLLTLKLANCYELEELPKDLRKLHKLHILDISGCEGLEYLPSCIGKLSYLHTLNRYMVGSTNSTGKECFDQLEGLKTLRKLKGYLEIDIQVPKNATYVKEDDKEGAYIKSKKHLTCIQLTMKHEGSYESVEYEEALLEELQPHSNLMGLTMKEFKGVRLPTWARGDCLTSCLPNLVTLKFVSCEALEYLPELGTLRHLKKLRLVDLPKLEYVEDGYSEHYLEDVHLQSLPKLEAWWRGSVINDPSRVGVESHPLSLPRFKKMVIVECPKMSCTHVEGITIYDSVERWRSDEFSANFIKSLLKYLRDDAQRYKTTGGLKNRRV, encoded by the coding sequence ATGGATCTCGGAACAGTGTTATCGGTAGCGCAAACTCTGTTTTCAGCCCTGCAATGCACTGAGCTCAAACACATTTTCACTCTTTTCGGATACGAGTCGGAACTGGATAACCTCAGGCGTACCGTGGTCACCGTAAGAACCGTGCTCAAGGATGCGGAGGCCAAACAAGATGCTCTCGCGTCAATGTCCAATCAAGCTCAGTTATACATTGACGAGCTCAAGGATGCAGTTTACGATGCTGACGATTTGTTGGATGAGTTCATCACCATAATCGACCTAAAGAAGGAGCTTATAACTCAAAAGGGTGCGATTCTTGGAGAGGTTTCTCTTTTCTTCTCTCGTTTCAATCCTCTTAGTTTTGCTCGAAAGATGTCGAAAAGTGTTAAGAAGATTAGGATGAAGTTGGATGCCATTGCTGTTAACCATAATCAGTACGGGTTTAAGATCGACTATGAACCTATTAAGGTTAGGAGGGAGGAGACTTGTACTTATATCAATGAGAGTGATATTATTGGTCGAGAAGACGATGTGCAAAAATTGTTGGACATGTTGCTATCATCTGAAGGTAATCACAATGGGTGTAATTTTGTTAGCATCGTGGGTATTGGAGGTCTGGGAAAAACCGCCCTTGCTCAACTTGTGTATAATGACCCGAGAGTAAAGGGCGAGTTTCCGTTGAGGATGTGGGCTTGTGTGTCCGATCAAGATCAACGTCAACTTGGGGTAAAAGAGAATCTTATTAAAATCTTGAGATCGGCTATGGGTGACAATAGATGTGATGGTTACTCACTGGATCAGCTACAATGCCAGCTTCAAGAGCAACTAGCCAAAAATAAGTACTTACTTGTGCTTGATGATGTATGGACCGAAGATCGTGAAGAATGGCTTAAGTTGGCGAGTTTTACTAAGAAAGGTACAAAGGGAAGCTGGGTTGTCGTAACTACTCGTTCCATGAACACCGCTAGAATTGTGGGGAATGGTCTCCCGTACCAGTTGAAGGGCTTATCTTTCACGCATTCGTGGCGTTTGTTTCAGATGACGGCATTTGAGCAAGCAAATCCTACCAAGAAATTAATCAAAATTGGTCGTCAAATTGTTGAAAGGTGCGCTAATGTCCCTCTTGCCATAAGAGTTGTGGGTAGTCTTTTATATGGTCAGAGTAAGAGTAGATGGCGTTCGTTTCAACATAAGGGATTGGCTTGTATTCCTGACGATCAAAACGACATCACCTCTATATTGAAACTGAGCTACCACCATCTGAAATCCCCATTGAAAAGTTGTTTTACTTATTGTGCAATCTTTCCTAAAGATTTTGTTATACGTAAGGAGATGTTAATAAGCCTTTGGATGGCGCAAGGCTACATTGTCCCATTTGGTAACGGTCAAAGCATAGAGGATGCTGCTGAAGAATACTTATTGATTTTATTAAGGAGATGTTTCTTCCAAGATGTAAAGAGGAACGTGTACGGTGAGATTCTCTCATTTAAGATGCACGATCTTATGCATGACCTTGCACAAGATGTGGCCGGAAAAGAAATCTGTGAAGTGCTCTCGAATCCTACCGGATTAGATGAAAGAGTTCGCCACCTGTCAGTTGTCAAACACAATTTCATGAAAAGGTTTTCAGCTATGACCCGCATTCGTACCTGTTTTGGAATTGGGGGGAAGGACAAGGAGTTACTCATGGGTCTGATACTAACAAAATGTTTGCGCTTGAGATCTCTAAACTTGAGTGGTTTAGGACTCGAAATTTTACCTGAATCAATAGGTAACTTACTGCATTTAAGATATTTAGATCTTTCATGTAATTATGAGCTTAAGGGACTCCCAAAATCAATAACAAAGCTACATAATCTACTGACGCTGAAATTAGCTAATTGTTATGAATTGGAAGAGTTGCCCAAAGATTTGAGAAAGCTACATAAGCTTCACATCTTAGATATATCTGGATGCGAAGGGTTGGAGTATCTACCATCATGCATAGGCAAACTGTCTTATTTGCACACACTGAATAGGTATATGGTGGGGTCGACAAATTCGACTGGGAAGGAATGTTTCGATCAGTTGGAAGGCCTAAAGACTCTGCGTAAATTAAAGGGTTACCTTGAAATAGATATCCAAGTGCCTAAAAATGCAACATATGTCAAGGAAGACGATAAGGAAGGAGCATACATAAAGAGTAAGAAGCATCTCACTTGTATTCAGCTTACTATGAAGCATGAAGGTAGCTACGAAAGTGTCGAGTATGAGGAAGCATTGTTGGAGGAGCTCCAACCGCATTCTAATCTCATGGGGTTGACAATGAAGGAATTCAAAGGCGTGAGATTGCCAACTTGGGCGAGGGGAGATTGCTTAACAAGTTGTCTTCCAAACCTTGTCACTTTGAAATTTGTAAGTTGTGAGGCGTTAGAGTACCTTCCTGAATTGGGAACACTCCGTCATCTGAAGAAATTACGGCTAGTGGATTTGCCAAAGTTGGAATATGTAGAGGACGGATATAGTGAACACTATCTTGAAGACGTTCATTTACAAAGTTTGCCAAAGCTGGAAGCGTGGTGGCGAGGATCGGTAATCAATGATCCCAGTAGGGTTGGTGTCGAGTCACATCCATTATCTCTTCCTCGATTTAAAAAGATGGTGATAGTTGAGTGCCCGAAAATGTCTTGTACTCATGTGGAAGGCATAACAATATATGATTCTGTTGAACGCTGGAGATCTGATGAGTTCAGTGCAAACTTTATAAAATCATTACTGAAGTATTTACGTGATGACGCACAACGGTATAAAACAACGGGTGGTCTCAAAAACCGACGTGTTTGA